A genomic region of Jeotgalibaca ciconiae contains the following coding sequences:
- a CDS encoding LysR family transcriptional regulator produces the protein MRIEQLEYLEAIVKTGSINEAAKNLYLTQPSLSNALKELEKEIGIQILVRSKLGVSLTDDGREFMIYARQILDNVHLLEERYQKQSPRKQALSISAQHYAFVVHAFVELIRGVNTEEYQFTLRETETQNILEDLTAFKSELGVLYLNNFNKQVLEKLFKENDLVFTPLFVAQPHVFVGAHNPLIGKKYVTLEDLEEYPYLSYEQGERNSFYFSEEILSTLDRKKNIKVSDRATIFNLMVGLNGYTISSGIISSELNDDKIVAIPLKVEDTMTLGWLKHHKLELSPLAKEYLEILKQHIEGFGFEIVE, from the coding sequence ATGCGGATTGAACAATTGGAGTATTTGGAAGCCATTGTCAAAACAGGCTCGATAAATGAAGCAGCAAAAAATCTTTATTTGACACAGCCAAGCTTATCCAATGCCCTCAAAGAACTGGAAAAAGAAATTGGTATTCAAATTCTAGTTCGCAGTAAACTAGGGGTTTCTTTGACCGACGATGGAAGAGAGTTCATGATTTATGCCCGCCAAATTCTCGACAATGTCCATTTATTAGAAGAGCGATATCAAAAACAAAGCCCTAGAAAACAAGCTTTGTCGATTTCAGCTCAACATTATGCCTTTGTGGTGCATGCTTTTGTGGAACTGATTCGCGGAGTAAATACGGAGGAATATCAATTTACTTTGCGGGAAACAGAAACGCAGAATATTTTGGAAGACTTAACTGCTTTTAAAAGCGAACTAGGTGTTTTATACTTGAATAACTTTAACAAGCAGGTTCTGGAGAAATTATTTAAAGAAAATGATTTAGTATTTACGCCATTATTTGTTGCTCAACCGCATGTTTTTGTAGGAGCTCACAATCCTTTAATCGGGAAGAAATATGTGACGCTGGAAGATTTGGAAGAATATCCCTATCTTTCCTATGAACAGGGCGAGCGGAACTCTTTTTACTTTTCAGAAGAAATCCTCAGTACATTAGACCGAAAAAAGAATATTAAAGTAAGTGATCGCGCAACTATTTTTAATTTGATGGTAGGACTCAACGGCTACACAATCAGCTCGGGAATTATCAGTAGTGAATTGAACGATGATAAAATAGTAGCGATTCCTTTAAAAGTAGAAGACACCATGACGCTGGGCTGGCTGAAGCACCACAAGCTAGAACTGAGTCCTCTGGCAAAAGAATACCTAGAAATTCTTAAGCAGCATATTGAAGGGTTTGGATTTGAGATTGTGGAGTAG
- the metE gene encoding 5-methyltetrahydropteroyltriglutamate--homocysteine S-methyltransferase, with protein sequence MTQTSIIGFPRLGENRELKFATEKYFRNEINEEELFRIGKEIRRKHFTLVKKAGIDSIPSNDFSFYDQTLDAAFLFNILPKEVEKSDLSSLDKYFALARGYQGEKGDIKALPMKKWFNTNYHYLVPKFEKDTSIQISTSKIFDEFLEAKDLGIDSRPVLVGPFTLLQLSEFEDGLAARDFVADLVKGYQEVFHKLNEIGAEWIQLDEPALVKDVDEAEKKLFVDLYDSLLADKAGLKILIQTYFGDVRDVYQELTTLAVEGIGLDFVEGTKNIELVQTAFPEDKVLYAGVVNGKNIWRNDYSKSLALLESLGLENYVLSTSCSLLHVPFTVEKESFPEKIKRHFSFAKEKLQELVELKEILDGESSAALAENKDLFASERIAVNTALGEKINQLSEDAFTRKPDFSKREALQKDIFNLPLLPTTTIGSFPQTKDVKKTRALFKRKEISQDSYKEFIANRTNDWLAWQEEIGLDVLVHGEFERNDMVEYFGQNLEGYLFSKNGWVQSYGTRGVKPPIIWGDVSRAAPITVEWSAYAQSQTDKIVKGMLTGPVTILNWSFPREDLSLRESTLQIALAIQEEVLDLEANGIRVIQIDEAALREKLPLRRSDWNSEYLDWAIPAFRLVHSKVKPQTQIHTHMCYSEFTDIIPAIENMDADVISFEASRSNLEILDELQKQNFKIQVGPGVYDIHSPRIPSVEEITETIRAILAKVPKEKVWINPDCGLKTRGERETKASLENMTQAVKAIRKEL encoded by the coding sequence ATGACTCAAACATCCATTATTGGTTTCCCCAGGTTGGGCGAAAACCGTGAATTAAAATTTGCGACGGAGAAGTATTTCCGAAACGAAATCAATGAAGAAGAATTATTCCGCATTGGAAAAGAGATCCGGCGCAAGCATTTTACACTAGTAAAAAAAGCAGGAATTGATTCTATTCCAAGTAATGATTTTTCCTTTTACGATCAGACCTTGGATGCTGCTTTTCTATTCAATATTCTTCCAAAAGAAGTCGAAAAAAGTGACTTATCTTCCCTAGATAAGTATTTTGCTTTAGCACGTGGTTACCAAGGAGAAAAAGGCGATATTAAAGCTCTCCCGATGAAAAAATGGTTCAATACGAATTATCATTATCTCGTACCAAAATTTGAAAAAGACACCTCTATTCAAATTAGTACGAGCAAAATTTTTGATGAGTTCTTAGAAGCCAAGGATTTGGGAATTGATAGCCGCCCTGTTTTAGTTGGGCCTTTTACTTTGCTTCAACTAAGCGAGTTTGAAGATGGCTTAGCTGCTCGTGACTTTGTCGCTGACTTGGTGAAAGGATACCAAGAAGTGTTTCACAAATTGAATGAAATCGGTGCAGAATGGATTCAATTAGATGAACCTGCTTTGGTAAAAGATGTTGATGAAGCGGAAAAGAAATTATTTGTAGATCTTTATGATTCCTTGCTTGCAGATAAAGCTGGCTTGAAAATCCTCATTCAAACTTACTTTGGTGATGTACGTGACGTGTATCAAGAATTGACTACCTTAGCAGTAGAAGGAATCGGCTTGGACTTTGTGGAAGGTACTAAAAATATCGAGTTGGTTCAAACTGCCTTTCCAGAAGACAAAGTTCTGTATGCAGGAGTCGTTAACGGAAAAAACATTTGGCGAAATGACTATTCGAAAAGCTTGGCCCTATTAGAGAGTTTGGGGCTGGAAAATTATGTCCTGTCTACTTCCTGCTCCTTGCTCCACGTACCATTCACAGTAGAAAAGGAAAGTTTTCCTGAAAAAATCAAGCGGCATTTCTCTTTTGCTAAAGAAAAGTTACAGGAGCTCGTTGAATTAAAAGAAATTCTTGATGGAGAAAGCAGTGCTGCTCTGGCTGAAAATAAAGACTTGTTTGCATCAGAAAGAATTGCGGTAAATACTGCTCTAGGGGAAAAAATCAATCAATTGTCCGAAGATGCCTTTACAAGAAAACCTGATTTTTCAAAAAGAGAGGCTTTGCAAAAGGACATTTTTAATTTGCCGTTACTGCCGACTACAACGATTGGTTCTTTCCCACAAACGAAAGATGTCAAAAAGACGCGTGCTCTTTTCAAACGAAAAGAAATCAGTCAAGATTCCTATAAAGAATTTATCGCAAACCGAACGAATGATTGGTTAGCTTGGCAGGAAGAAATTGGGTTAGATGTTTTGGTTCACGGTGAATTTGAGCGAAACGACATGGTCGAATATTTCGGACAAAACTTGGAAGGTTATCTATTTAGTAAAAATGGCTGGGTACAATCTTACGGCACTCGTGGTGTGAAACCGCCTATCATATGGGGAGATGTTTCAAGAGCGGCACCGATTACGGTGGAATGGTCTGCTTATGCGCAGTCACAAACAGATAAAATCGTAAAAGGAATGTTAACAGGTCCGGTGACCATTTTAAATTGGTCATTCCCTCGAGAGGATCTTTCATTGCGTGAATCTACTTTACAAATTGCTCTGGCGATTCAGGAAGAAGTATTGGACTTAGAAGCAAACGGCATTCGCGTGATTCAGATCGATGAAGCTGCTTTGAGGGAAAAGTTGCCATTAAGAAGAAGTGATTGGAATTCAGAATATTTGGATTGGGCAATCCCTGCCTTTCGATTGGTTCACAGCAAAGTGAAACCCCAAACGCAAATCCACACCCATATGTGCTATAGCGAGTTTACCGATATTATCCCTGCGATTGAGAATATGGATGCGGATGTCATTTCCTTTGAAGCGTCTCGTTCTAATTTGGAAATTTTGGATGAATTACAAAAACAAAACTTTAAAATTCAAGTTGGCCCCGGTGTTTATGATATCCACTCACCACGAATTCCTTCAGTGGAAGAAATTACCGAAACCATTCGAGCAATTTTAGCAAAGGTTCCAAAAGAGAAAGTTTGGATTAATCCGGATTGTGGTTTGAAGACTCGTGGGGAACGTGAAACAAAAGCGAGCCTGGAAAACATGACGCAAGCAGTGAAGGCGATTCGAAAGGAGCTGTAG
- a CDS encoding MurR/RpiR family transcriptional regulator: protein MDIFFKRLVNQRNTLSDLEQQVLDYFMKQPEKVETHTLEELSKDMFVSTATISRTFKKLGYSGFQDFKFALNDYQKKKPVASPITENQTADEHIKRFELEMENNLNYLRNIPLKKITKLIKSSRHLEFFGVGSSLPIAQEAARKFTFAGRLATSRIDWDELRVVAETLKPDDLAVIISLSGETLHVLEYANILYNNQVPILAMVGTESSHLEELATITIRTSLDSYYVNDIDMSSRFPFNLLLDLLILDYLNEREYKK from the coding sequence ATGGATATTTTTTTCAAAAGACTCGTAAACCAAAGAAACACATTAAGCGATTTAGAGCAGCAGGTGCTCGATTATTTCATGAAGCAGCCGGAAAAAGTTGAAACGCATACCTTGGAAGAGCTGTCGAAAGATATGTTCGTTTCAACTGCCACAATCAGCCGTACATTCAAAAAACTGGGCTATTCTGGATTCCAAGATTTTAAATTCGCACTGAATGACTACCAAAAGAAAAAGCCGGTTGCATCGCCCATTACGGAAAATCAGACAGCAGATGAGCATATTAAGCGCTTTGAGCTGGAGATGGAGAATAATCTGAATTACTTACGAAATATTCCGCTGAAAAAAATCACGAAGTTAATAAAATCAAGTAGACATTTAGAGTTTTTTGGCGTAGGGAGCTCGCTGCCAATCGCGCAAGAGGCGGCTAGAAAATTCACATTTGCAGGACGGCTAGCCACATCCAGAATTGATTGGGATGAACTTCGTGTGGTTGCAGAAACTTTGAAGCCCGATGACTTAGCCGTAATCATTTCCCTAAGTGGAGAGACTTTGCACGTTCTTGAGTATGCAAATATTCTATACAATAACCAAGTTCCGATTCTTGCAATGGTTGGTACGGAAAGCAGCCATCTGGAAGAATTAGCAACGATTACGATTCGCACGTCACTAGATTCTTACTATGTAAACGATATTGATATGTCATCTCGTTTTCCATTTAACTTACTTCTGGATTTATTAATTCTAGATTACCTCAATGAAAGGGAATACAAAAAATGA
- a CDS encoding DUF6904 family protein, translating into MLFAENTPNNLGVILCGDQKDFEYLYEALHMMVEDEEYFSSARIRVLGICYDIRHALMGNREYQFVENGLTDEIKKYQGFIASDKNIYLKIYVLWPEMLFVLWALNDFSLHYAKKITKNQSMYNLLTNPKLIWDRTYIQIREFQAAIADCIQETVTEHTFTRLINTMNRRSMSGVHYFTQYIDLLNIKFSDMDAEKRLKNISVYAKRIAEQSDEYQQLASEIRESAKKYNCSVDEIRLKLEYPEDMEW; encoded by the coding sequence ATGCTGTTTGCAGAAAATACACCAAATAATTTAGGAGTCATTCTTTGTGGCGACCAAAAAGACTTTGAATATTTATACGAGGCTCTGCATATGATGGTCGAGGACGAGGAATATTTCTCTTCGGCCAGGATTCGTGTGTTGGGAATTTGTTATGATATCCGCCATGCCTTAATGGGAAACAGGGAATACCAATTCGTTGAGAATGGCCTTACTGACGAGATAAAGAAATATCAAGGCTTTATCGCCTCTGATAAAAATATCTATTTAAAAATTTATGTCTTATGGCCAGAAATGCTATTCGTCTTATGGGCGCTCAATGATTTTTCCCTGCACTACGCTAAAAAAATTACAAAGAATCAAAGTATGTATAATTTACTCACAAATCCCAAACTAATTTGGGACCGGACTTATATACAGATACGCGAGTTTCAAGCAGCTATAGCGGACTGTATCCAAGAGACCGTAACGGAGCACACTTTCACCCGCTTGATAAATACAATGAATCGCAGAAGTATGAGCGGCGTTCACTATTTCACCCAATATATCGACTTGCTAAATATAAAATTTAGCGATATGGACGCAGAGAAAAGATTAAAAAATATCTCCGTCTATGCAAAGCGAATAGCCGAGCAAAGCGATGAATACCAGCAACTCGCAAGCGAAATTAGAGAGTCAGCCAAGAAATATAATTGTTCAGTCGACGAGATTCGTTTAAAATTGGAATATCCAGAAGATATGGAATGGTGA